CTGACTGATCTTAGCTTGAAATCACTTGAAACAGACACAAatctgcaacaacaaaaacaactgtTACTTTCGTTTCAATGAAGACTTTCCCTGTCACAAACCGGCAGGTAACCACGATTTACACAATATTTCATCAGTCACAAGTTTGTCCGCATGACAGGAAAGCAGACTTTTACCAAGAAATATTAAAGAAGATCGTGAGACAAAAACATTACCAACTTACTGACTCTTACTGAAGCTGATCACGATCTGCGGTGTTCAATATTCTCACGGTTTCACAACGACGCAGAACAGTCGAGAAGTTGTTCAACCATGCCGTGTGCAATCCGCAAATGGATCAGTTTTGGGATAAGACAACATCATTCAGAAACATTGTGATTGAAACTGAATTTCTgtcaaaaaagtcaatcaaATGATTATTTATTGTGCATTCGAAACAAATATGACAGATTAAATGGTATTTTAGGCACAATAGTCACATTCTTTTTTTCCAACATTTTATCTCTAAACCGTTGGAATAAGATTTTGTACATGATCCGGAAACAGAAGTTGTCACATAACGCATGCGCTTGCGCAGACAGCCAGCACATGGCGGAGTGCTGAAGGTTACTGTCATTTTCATTAAATCTTTAAAGGATTTTCTGTTGATTTGATGCAGCCAGTCATTggtgcacaaaaacaaaatgggtAACGTTCATGCAGCTAGCAATACAGCACCGTCACCAAATGTTCCAGCACCCCCCATTACAACAGTTCCCGTACCGGCTCCTCCGTCACTACAACCTCAACCAGAGACGCCGATTTTAGCTCCAGTAGATACCGCCGTCAACCCAGGAACTTTTGAAGACCTGCACAAACAGTGTAAAGGTAACGATATAAAAGATTCACAATACGTTAAGTTTCAATTGTTTTGTCTAATTAAGAATGTCTCTGCTTCTATTACTGTTAGCCTAGTAACGGATCTTtgtaatagtaatagtaacagCCGAAGTATGTGACGTACTTTCTTGTCAAGTCATTGCAATTGTCACCATTTCAGCAGCTTATTTTCCAAATGCATATATTGAACGTTGATTCCTAATTTTGTAATTGATGGTGAAACTGTAAAGTGatttgtatgtctaatactccttgtttttttcttggaaTTCGACCTTTAGCCTGTAGATGAAAATATGATCAGTTCTTACTCTTGAGTCTTACTCTTTCTTGTCTTAGCTGTTAGTGTTACACCGTTCCAACATTTAGTGTTACACCGTTCCAACACCAAGGAAGATAGGATGATTTGTCTGCAAGGGAGCAGTGGGGTGGGTGAGTTGGTGGAAAGAGATGCATGTTATGGGCGCGGGTATACAGGAAGACTTCATTCATACTAATCAGTTATACGGTTTGTTCGCTGCAGAGGTGTTCCCACAAATCTTTGAAGGTGGGAAACTGGTTGTATCCAAGGGTCTGTCCAGCCACTTCCAGATCAGCCACACTGTTTCTCTGGCAACATTTCAACCATCTGGTTACAGATTTGGTTGTACGTATGTCGGCACCCAACAGTTTTCACCACAAGAGGTAAGCCAATGTTGtagataaaataaacaatatttCAATGAGTTTTAACATTACATAAACAAACCAAGATGTTGTTGCTTGATCTTAACAAAAATAATCAACATGGGTTGAGAAAGTGTGTCGTAATGTAATTAAAGTTCTGTTAGTGTTACTCAACTTACTTCTTAAGAAAAACGAAAGGTGGCCTAAGAATCAGGCCGATCTTGGTAACCAACTCAAAGCAGCCGTGAGAGGAGTCACCCccagactgtgaaatgcggatGTCCTTGttttttcaaaacttttaattattttatttaatgaCGATACTGGAAAAAAAGCCCAAAGAAAACAGACAATAAAGCAGTTGTAGATAATTTGACTATTTACTCATTTAATATTTTTTGTGCAGGATGACTTTATTTTTAAGTAAGGAAAAATATATGAGATAACAAAGTTGCATAACTAATTTATTATCTTGATTATTCTTTGATTGCAGGCATTCCCCATCTTGATAGGTGACATTGATCCTAGTGGAAATTTGAACGCCAACATTATCCATGCTTTCAGCGAGCGGTTACGAACGAAATGTGTAGCACAGGTATGTATACTATTTTGatttaaggcctaaaaaaaaaataggtgtggttacggtaacccgacctaccctatttttgggggccgatcctataactttttattacatttgtcacaccaaaaaaaaaaccgagtgcaaaaaacacaatgaaagcgaaagcgcccgagtcgcacacttatttccctgtcaagtaggtttaatttgtacacattagaaaaaaaagtttaaaaaaaaaaagtgattgcctacctacctaccctatttgttttgcctatgttaccgtaaccacacctattttttttttttttgcctaatcaaTGTGTTTTTCCAGTGAGTGTCCAACAGGTTAAAAACTTGATTTTCAGAACTAGTCTGTGTTTAGATTTCCGGTGATACGTGTTTTCTTCCTGTTTATCACCGTAAGGAccatcgtttaaaaaaaaagcatgtttCGGTCATCTTCTGTTTTATTTGTGTACAAAACATTATGAACTTATGAGCATAAAAGTGTGAATGGCTGTCTTTTGATGTCAGTGTATAGTTGTCAAGGACAAGATAAAGTTCTTGTTTTTTCATGTCCAGTATTGCATTTATCTCCCTTTGAGAGAAAAAGTTGCTGAAATATGAAGGAGACTAGAAAGGATTATTTTGTCTTCTGCTTTATGCATAtttttatgagagagagagagaatgtgaatGTGCTTGCCTGCCAGTCAGTCTACATCAGACGCTTGTTGTTTTCAGATCCAGAACAGCAAATGTGTGGCATCACAATGCACGACAGACTACAAAGGCTCAGATTTCACAGCCTCCGTTACTGCCGGCAACATCGACCCTATCAACGGCTCTGGTCAGTGCTTCTTTACAATTCAGTCTTTAGTATAGAGAGAAAGGTATGAACTGACGGTTGTTAGTTAACCTCTGATTCTGCTGTTTTATCATGTCTTTGGTCACCTGTTTTGGATTTATAAGATTTCATTTCTGGTTTAAAAAAGATGTTATCTCAAATGAAGACTGAATTAAAGAAGTGGTTGCTTTATTTATTGCGTTTGATTTTCTATTTCATTCTAATATCTTGCATGCAGACCTGAACATTTTTTCTTCCATAAAACAGTTTAGAATTGAAAGGATGCTAAAATGACAATAACTCCTATACATGGGCATGCTGATGCACATACTTTTAATAATGTGAAagaccagcacggttggcctagtggtaaggcgtccgccccgtgatcgggaggtcgtgggttcgaaccccggccgggtcatacctaagactttaaaattggcaatctaatggctgctccgcctggcgtctggcattatggggttagtgctaggactggttggtccggtgtcagaataatgtgactgggtgagacatgaagcctgtgctgcgacttctgtcttgtgtgtggcgcgcgttatatgtcaaagcagcaccgccctgatatggcccttcgtggtcggctgggcgttaaggaaacaaacaaacaaaaataataatgtgaacacacaaacacacacgcacacacacacacacacacacacacacacacacacacacacagaatatctCTGTCAGCCAGTGAGGGCAGGGGTGTCTATCAAAGACCAAGGTTTTGTTTGCTCCTTATTATTTTGCATTCTTGTTCTTATTTTCATGTCTTGTTTTCCCCAGGACTCGTTGTGAGCCAGTATCTACAGAGGGTAACACGAAACCTGTCTTTGGGAGCTGAGCTCTTGTATCAATTCGGCCAGCAGATTCCTGGCGGGGAAATATCCATCTTCTCATTGGCCGGCAGATTGAATGGTATGTCTCTGTgttcttgttgatgttatcaAGAGTTTTTGCTCAAGCAGAATGTTGGCCGGGCTTCAGTGTGTAGTCTTTGTTACAAGGCAAACATGACCAGGTTTTGTGTTATAACTGTAAATGTGGGTTCCTGCCTTGACTAGGGGTTGAACCTTGGACCAGAATAACTAAAGGTAACACTGTGGGCACTAGGCCTGGATGCCTGTCAGTGTGTATGCACTTTTGTCCGTATTTCTCTTTGTGGCTGTCTGTCTTTTGCTCAATGTATTATTCTCTGTCTCTTGATCCATCAGTAATTCCCTCTTGATCAAActattagtctctctctctgaatctctctctgtctctgtctctctctacccaatattgacggactgtgtgatgatatcttctgctattggtctgttgagacagtgatatcaaaatctcgacagtccgtcaatgttagatatatattgctaattctctggacattttgtatttactgtaaagaaattacaaaagtatttgtctcagttttgcctgttccatatccctccctctgattattatttctttttgttcgctcttttcttgtacttttcagtatttcaaaatgtcttttctttcaaaaagtctttagtcacttgctcaactaaattctgggatcattacattttcatatatatttgtttttaaatttaggtgtttttgtttttgaagtggggaagcaataaagaggtcgtcgatatcagtttatcaaaactgatatcgacagaAATGTCGTCGACATCACTTTTGCAccgagctcagttttgcccaattgaccaatggaaatctacgtaacatatgaaatagcaatattctcTTCTATCAACATGTTGCAGGCTTTGCTTACTTGCTGAttgctttttcatgttttcgttGTTTGCTTTATTCTTGCTTATatgtttcattgtttgtttgcttgtttgttctaTTTGTTTATCCTCTTCAAGTAATGTATATTACATTCtgaggcgtagccttaaacctccatccttgtaaaataaagttccatcatcattctctccctctctctcccccgttCTCTCTCCccagctctctctccctcgctctctctcccccgctctctcccccgctctctctctctctctctctctctctgtctgtctctctctctctctctctcccccccgtTTTCtctcccccgctctctctcccccgttctctctgtctctgtctctctctctgtctctctgtctctctgtctctctgtctctctctctctctttctctctctgtctctctgtctctctctgtctctctctctctgtctctctcactctgtctctctctctctctctctctctctctctctctctctctctctctctctgggctgTCAGCTACAATCACAAAATGGCGTGCAGGTGAGGACTGGCAGGCGAGCGCCAACCTGAGTCCCATGGCGGGCAACCTCCACGCGTGCTACGTGCACAGAGTGAACGACCAGCTGAGTGTGGCGGCAGAACTGGAGACCAGCCTGCGACTAGGGGAGAGCACCGCCACCGTCGGTTACCAGGTGGAGATTCCCAACGCCCACACCACTTTCAAAGGTCAGTCGCTGCTGAAACAAATCCAGGGATTCAAGTTCCCATCATGCCCTCATTCCGTACTTTCATCATACCAACCTGAAAAAGGCAGTTTATcgctgccgaaatattgatgaAGAACATACCAAACTTGGTTTCCTGTTTTGTCCTCTATTTGTTCAAATGAAATCAGAAATGTCTTATTTAAAAGTTATTTAAAAAGTTATTTCCTGACAGGTTTCCTCAATTTTTCAAACTAATCAAAAGAAATGCCAGAAAACCCTGAACAGATTGAGGGCCATAATAACTCAAAGTCAAGATTTTTGAAAGTTCTCTACTTTCATCCCTAAAAATGGGAAACGGGTATAATTGCTAAGATTCCAAAAGAACATTTTATTTCTCATCTTCCtgtaattttcttttttttctttttttttcctgtaATTATTTATCCCCAACGCTCATTATTCTTTAAAAGGTCTTTGCAAACAGAAATACTAGACATTTTGAAAGTGTTTTGTTTAGTATTTTCTCATTATTATTGCTGTTGTGTATGTGCACTTTTAAAACCCTCAAGGTTGACGTTCATGTGAATGTTCCCTATTCTATTTCATTAACCTATCGTCTTTGTTCCAGTCTTTGAGAAAAGAgttttgcggattgtgtcacCGAGtgccttttttggggggggggggggggggggggggtttgtctGTCAGAATATTTTCCTGCGGTTGGGCATCTGAAATAATGGAGCATGTTTTCCTTTTGTAAATCTATCACCAGGCTGAAAATGGAGTTTATTGCTTACTTTTTCTGGTCTTCTTCTTTCAGCACAACTGGATACCAACTGGTGTATCGGAGCTGTGATGGAAAAGAAGCTACAGCCGTTCCCCTTCACGTTTGCCCTCAGTGGCTATGCCAATCACGTCAAAGGACAATATCGCTTTGGCGTGGGACTTATAGTGGGTTAACGATCGGTAGATCCTTTCTGGCAGCATCCTTTGTACATGTGACCCACCACCCTGGTTAGTGTAGCAGTGTGTAACAATGTTTTTGTATGATGGGAAAGGGGGCGTACGTCTGTGGAAGCAAACTTGGTTAAAATTAGCTGCATCTTGCACGACTGGGTAGTTCGCTCTTTCCCCCTGTCTCTCTCGTCTcttttttcttgtgtgtgtgcgtacttgCAAACACAACATGAACTTTTATTGGTTATAGAAAATGTCTGAATAGTTGTAATATTTCCTTTTCTCTGGGTTTTATGTTTTTCCTCAGTTGCAAGAAGACACTTTGTTTACGCAGCCGGTTCTGAGACGTGTAGATCTAAGTTTCCACGCATACTAGTTCTACGTTGGACATATTTATGTTGTCTTGGGGACCAACTTGTTCACTCTGAGTTAGATGGGTATGCCTTTTGCTACTGGCTCAAGTCATTTTCTGTGGGTGATATCTTTGGAAGtttggaagaagaaaaaatggtTTGTAATCTGAATAACAAGTTGATATGGCAAGACTCTTGACTgcgaaaaataaaattcattTGAAGATACTTTGAATTGTGTTTTTAGTGTTTTCTGATTTCTTATGCCTAAGTGCctcaattttatttatttttttgtaaaagagactttcttttctgttcttgtttttgcATGATAGTGTTGATTTTCATTGCAGCAACACATCTGCGTTCGTAAATTTGGTAGTTTAAgttcttggtttttgttttctcttgcgTTGTGGTCTGTGCAGAATTTTAACTGAGTATCCTCTGTATACCATCTGCAGTTAATTGTAATTTTATGCATAATTATGTTGCATCAAGTGTGCAATGTCTGTGACGACCAGCATAGaaatttgtctgtttctatTATATTTGTTGTATTTTGGGAAggagacata
This region of Littorina saxatilis isolate snail1 linkage group LG8, US_GU_Lsax_2.0, whole genome shotgun sequence genomic DNA includes:
- the LOC138973046 gene encoding mitochondrial import receptor subunit TOM40 homolog 1-like yields the protein MGNVHAASNTAPSPNVPAPPITTVPVPAPPSLQPQPETPILAPVDTAVNPGTFEDLHKQCKEVFPQIFEGGKLVVSKGLSSHFQISHTVSLATFQPSGYRFGCTYVGTQQFSPQEAFPILIGDIDPSGNLNANIIHAFSERLRTKCVAQIQNSKCVASQCTTDYKGSDFTASVTAGNIDPINGSGLVVSQYLQRVTRNLSLGAELLYQFGQQIPGGEISIFSLAGRLNGEDWQASANLSPMAGNLHACYVHRVNDQLSVAAELETSLRLGESTATVGYQVEIPNAHTTFKAQLDTNWCIGAVMEKKLQPFPFTFALSGYANHVKGQYRFGVGLIVG